Proteins from a single region of Meiothermus cerbereus DSM 11376:
- a CDS encoding aspartate kinase: MALIVQKYGGTSVGDLERIHKVAQRVHHYLEKGHQLVVVVSAMGRMTDELIALARRVNKRPPQRELDMLTTIGEQQSVALLSMQLNAMGIPARGFTQHQIGITTDGRYGDARILRVEPTLIQQALNRGEVAVVAGFMGTTPEGELTTLGRGGSDTTAVALAAALGARECEIFTDTEGVYTTDPHTIPEAQKLNKIGYDQMLEMAALGARVLHPRSVYYGKRYGVRIHVRSSFSYNPGTIVTEDGMELDRPVTGVALDDEIAQIGLIGIPDRPGIAARVFEALARKGVAVDMIIQGVPGHEASRTQMAFTVNQDFVEEALEALEPVLAEIGGEAQLRRDICKISIVGVALASTPGIPARMFQALFSAGANIDMIATSEVRISAIIPSQYAEAALRAVHSAFELDKPVEK, from the coding sequence ATGGCCCTCATTGTCCAAAAATATGGCGGAACCAGCGTGGGCGACCTCGAGCGCATTCACAAGGTGGCCCAGCGCGTCCACCACTACCTCGAGAAAGGACACCAGCTTGTGGTGGTGGTCTCGGCCATGGGTCGTATGACCGACGAACTGATTGCCCTGGCCAGGCGGGTGAACAAACGTCCGCCTCAGCGCGAACTCGACATGCTTACCACCATTGGCGAGCAGCAGTCGGTGGCCTTGCTTTCGATGCAGCTCAACGCTATGGGTATTCCAGCGCGGGGGTTTACCCAACACCAGATTGGTATAACTACCGATGGGCGCTACGGCGATGCCCGCATTTTGCGGGTAGAGCCCACCCTCATCCAGCAAGCCCTGAACCGGGGAGAAGTGGCGGTGGTGGCGGGCTTTATGGGCACTACCCCCGAAGGCGAACTGACTACCCTGGGGCGCGGCGGCTCCGATACCACCGCAGTTGCTCTGGCAGCGGCCCTGGGGGCGCGGGAGTGCGAAATCTTTACCGACACCGAAGGGGTTTATACCACCGACCCACACACCATCCCTGAGGCGCAAAAACTCAACAAAATTGGCTACGACCAGATGCTGGAGATGGCGGCCCTGGGAGCGCGGGTGCTGCACCCCCGGTCGGTCTACTACGGCAAGCGCTATGGGGTGAGAATCCACGTGCGCAGCAGCTTTTCCTATAACCCTGGCACCATTGTTACGGAGGATGGAATGGAACTCGATCGCCCAGTGACGGGGGTAGCCCTCGACGACGAAATTGCCCAGATCGGTCTGATAGGCATTCCGGATCGGCCCGGCATTGCAGCCCGGGTCTTTGAAGCCCTAGCCCGCAAAGGCGTGGCCGTAGACATGATTATCCAGGGGGTTCCCGGCCACGAAGCCAGCCGAACCCAGATGGCTTTTACCGTTAACCAAGACTTTGTCGAAGAGGCCTTGGAGGCCCTCGAGCCCGTTCTGGCCGAGATTGGCGGCGAGGCCCAGCTGCGCCGGGACATCTGCAAGATTTCCATCGTGGGGGTGGCCCTGGCCTCGACCCCCGGCATTCCGGCCCGGATGTTCCAGGCCCTCTTTAGCGCCGGGGCCAACATCGACATGATTGCAACCAGCGAGGTGCGCATCTCGGCCATTATCCCCTCGCAGTACGCCGAAGCGGCCCTGCGCGCAGTGCATAGCGCGTTTGAGCTGGATAAGCCGGTGGAAAAGTAA
- the murJ gene encoding murein biosynthesis integral membrane protein MurJ, protein MSRILRNTFLVMAGTLSSRLLGQVRQTILTNLPLPDVIKDAFWVAYRIPNLLRELLAEGAIQNALIPVLTSLPPQESRVFARRFGAFLLGINLVILGLGLLFAPQVAHALLWLAELSLAQASPLRDPTVFEQLVLLVRLVMPFLLSISMASLFSSVLQSGERFGITSFSPMAFNVGSIALMLLFPDSVVALGLSVALGGALQALVQLPALKGYRLEFKWHPAFRLALARIGPFAFTTSVRQFLNLVLLSILAAYPSAAVTGFQNGELIFTTALGLLAVSPAMAAFPRLSALAGGQNVPAARELLHRIMARLAVPLAFAAAMMVALAPWIVGLLYAITANFSEANRTFTTQTVMALGLALLPWGLNQLLLRGFYAVGKVSQAVRVTVVVALLNTFGYWLLREQGLFVLNLATVVAGWLGLALYARQLQAFQMAAQAEVWGMVAKTILAAAPAGWVAYLVAAHFGLPAFFLQNIPPLILGGLAGLGVFIGLAYALRLPLRLR, encoded by the coding sequence ATGTCACGCATCCTTCGCAACACCTTTTTGGTCATGGCCGGCACCCTTTCCAGCCGGCTTTTGGGCCAGGTACGCCAGACCATCCTCACCAACCTGCCACTGCCGGATGTCATCAAAGATGCCTTCTGGGTGGCTTACCGTATTCCCAACCTGCTGCGCGAGCTGCTGGCCGAGGGGGCCATTCAAAACGCCCTAATCCCGGTACTGACCAGCCTCCCACCCCAAGAATCCCGTGTGTTCGCCCGGCGTTTTGGTGCGTTTTTGCTGGGCATCAATCTGGTGATTCTGGGTCTGGGCCTGCTCTTTGCCCCCCAGGTTGCCCATGCCCTGCTGTGGCTCGCCGAGCTTTCCCTGGCCCAGGCCAGCCCCCTGCGCGACCCGACGGTTTTTGAGCAGTTGGTGCTCCTGGTTCGCCTGGTGATGCCCTTTTTGCTCTCCATCTCAATGGCTTCGCTGTTTTCTTCGGTGCTTCAGTCGGGTGAGCGCTTCGGTATTACCAGCTTCAGCCCGATGGCCTTCAACGTGGGTTCTATAGCGCTGATGCTGCTTTTTCCAGACAGCGTGGTGGCTTTGGGCTTATCGGTCGCGCTGGGGGGGGCTTTACAGGCCCTGGTACAGCTCCCTGCCCTCAAAGGGTACCGGCTCGAGTTCAAATGGCACCCGGCCTTCCGCCTAGCCCTGGCCCGGATTGGCCCCTTTGCCTTCACCACCTCGGTGCGGCAGTTTTTGAACCTGGTTCTGTTGAGCATTCTAGCTGCCTACCCCTCAGCAGCCGTCACGGGCTTCCAAAACGGTGAGCTCATCTTTACTACCGCGCTGGGCCTGCTGGCCGTCTCACCCGCTATGGCCGCTTTCCCCCGTCTGTCTGCGCTGGCAGGTGGCCAGAACGTGCCCGCAGCCCGCGAGCTGCTCCACCGTATCATGGCCCGGCTGGCGGTGCCCCTGGCCTTCGCGGCAGCCATGATGGTGGCGCTGGCCCCCTGGATTGTAGGCCTGCTCTACGCCATTACCGCCAACTTCTCCGAGGCCAACCGAACCTTTACCACCCAGACCGTGATGGCCCTGGGCCTGGCCCTGCTCCCCTGGGGCTTAAACCAGTTGCTGCTGCGGGGTTTCTATGCAGTGGGGAAGGTAAGCCAGGCCGTGCGGGTTACGGTAGTGGTGGCGCTGCTCAACACCTTTGGCTATTGGCTGCTGCGCGAGCAGGGCTTGTTTGTGTTGAACCTGGCTACAGTGGTCGCAGGCTGGCTGGGCCTGGCTCTTTATGCCCGGCAGTTGCAAGCTTTTCAGATGGCAGCGCAGGCCGAGGTGTGGGGAATGGTCGCAAAAACCATCCTGGCAGCCGCACCGGCAGGCTGGGTGGCTTACCTGGTAGCGGCACACTTTGGCCTCCCAGCATTTTTTTTGCAAAACATCCCCCCGCTCATCCTTGGGGGGCTGGCAGGTCTGGGGGTGTTTATTGGGCTGGCCTATGCCTTGCGGCTCCCGCTGAGGCTTCGTTAG
- the hspR gene encoding heat shock protein transcriptional repressor HspR, fused homodimer type: MDKKDRPVYIISVAAELVDMHPQTLRLYERKGLIQPKRSGGKTRLYSERDVEKLREIRRLTQELGVNLAGVEEIMKLRDELWALEQRFREEAERLKQELGDKLEALKTPPALPPPGEKSRKTDDKERPVYIISVAAELVGMHPQTLRLYEREGLVAPSRTSGKTRLYSERDVEKLREIRRLTQELGVNLAGVEEIIRLRDELDIQQNRLESEIARLRLALLRELKQEKGEVQKKARSSAG, from the coding sequence ATGGACAAGAAAGACCGCCCGGTATACATCATTTCGGTTGCTGCCGAACTGGTGGATATGCATCCCCAGACCCTGCGCCTGTACGAGCGCAAAGGTCTGATTCAGCCCAAGCGCTCGGGCGGCAAAACCCGGCTGTATTCAGAACGGGATGTGGAAAAGCTGCGGGAGATTCGTCGCCTGACCCAGGAGCTGGGGGTCAACCTGGCCGGGGTGGAGGAGATCATGAAGCTGCGCGACGAGTTGTGGGCGCTCGAGCAGCGGTTTCGAGAGGAGGCCGAGCGATTGAAGCAGGAGCTAGGGGATAAGCTCGAGGCCCTCAAGACGCCCCCAGCTCTACCACCTCCTGGCGAAAAAAGCAGAAAGACCGACGATAAAGAGCGGCCCGTCTACATCATCTCGGTGGCCGCAGAACTGGTGGGCATGCACCCCCAGACCCTGCGGCTCTACGAGCGGGAGGGCCTGGTTGCGCCCAGCCGCACCTCAGGCAAAACCCGCCTGTACTCCGAGCGAGATGTGGAAAAGCTGCGGGAGATTCGCCGCCTGACCCAGGAGCTGGGGGTCAACCTGGCCGGGGTGGAGGAGATCATCCGCCTGCGGGATGAGCTGGACATCCAGCAAAACCGTCTGGAGTCGGAAATAGCCCGCCTGCGCCTGGCCTTGTTGCGTGAACTCAAGCAGGAAAAAGGCGAGGTGCAGAAGAAAGCCAGATCCTCGGCAGGCTGA
- a CDS encoding carbon-nitrogen hydrolase family protein, with amino-acid sequence MKVALLHLATRETPQATLEKALELLHQAHQEGAQVAVLPELFPSGYRFADAAFTPAVLTHLEQFSSQTGMTLVAGVLEQAGERHANRARVMGPAGQGACYTKTHLIPAFGEPETMVPGQDLVALELGGFKVGIAICFDLRFPELFRAYALQGVSLFLIPSAWPMSRSYAWELFCKARAAENQAYLVAVNHAEEPFGAPSLAVDPLGMELLRVESEGLGVVALDPSYPAKLRQDFPVFPQRRPELYQGLLKSPTSK; translated from the coding sequence ATGAAAGTAGCCCTACTGCACCTGGCAACCCGCGAAACCCCCCAGGCCACGTTGGAAAAGGCTCTCGAGCTCCTCCACCAGGCCCACCAGGAAGGCGCACAGGTCGCGGTGCTGCCCGAGCTATTCCCCAGCGGCTACCGCTTTGCCGATGCTGCCTTTACCCCAGCCGTGCTGACGCACCTCGAGCAATTCTCTAGCCAAACCGGCATGACCCTGGTCGCCGGGGTGCTGGAGCAGGCCGGCGAGCGCCACGCCAACCGGGCCAGGGTCATGGGGCCCGCGGGCCAGGGGGCCTGCTACACCAAAACCCACCTGATTCCCGCCTTTGGCGAGCCCGAGACCATGGTTCCGGGGCAGGATTTGGTTGCGCTCGAGCTGGGGGGCTTCAAGGTTGGCATCGCCATCTGCTTCGACCTGCGCTTCCCCGAGCTCTTCCGTGCCTATGCCCTACAGGGGGTCAGTCTATTCCTGATTCCCTCGGCCTGGCCCATGAGCCGCAGCTACGCCTGGGAGCTTTTTTGCAAAGCCCGGGCCGCCGAAAACCAGGCCTACCTAGTTGCGGTCAACCACGCCGAAGAACCCTTTGGTGCGCCCAGCCTGGCGGTAGACCCCCTGGGCATGGAGCTGCTGCGGGTAGAAAGCGAGGGGCTTGGGGTGGTGGCGCTCGACCCCAGTTATCCCGCCAAGCTGCGCCAGGACTTCCCCGTCTTCCCCCAGCGCCGCCCCGAGCTGTATCAGGGCCTCTTAAAAAGCCCCACCAGCAAGTAA
- a CDS encoding phosphoribosyltransferase, with amino-acid sequence MSETTNYSGKQYLSWQDITNLVSKLLGQVNPNDFDCILAVTRGGMIPACLVSEATDQRNILTAAVMFYTDVGETIKDPVFLQFPSDSLLYGKRVLVVDDVWDSGKTAVAVRERIRMAGGRPQVAVLHYKPSKSQFPADGPDYYAAETEAWIVYPWDPAQGWTTLGQGASQA; translated from the coding sequence ATGAGTGAAACCACCAACTACTCTGGCAAACAATACCTGAGCTGGCAGGATATTACCAACCTGGTTTCCAAGCTGCTGGGCCAGGTCAACCCCAACGACTTTGACTGCATTCTGGCGGTAACTCGAGGTGGTATGATTCCGGCCTGCCTGGTTTCCGAGGCCACCGATCAGCGCAACATTCTGACTGCTGCTGTGATGTTTTACACTGATGTGGGCGAGACCATCAAAGACCCTGTTTTTCTCCAGTTTCCCTCCGATAGTTTGCTGTATGGTAAGCGGGTACTGGTTGTAGACGACGTGTGGGATTCGGGTAAAACGGCTGTGGCGGTGCGCGAGCGCATCCGGATGGCCGGTGGACGTCCTCAGGTAGCGGTCTTGCACTACAAACCCAGCAAAAGTCAGTTCCCCGCTGACGGCCCCGACTACTACGCTGCCGAGACCGAGGCCTGGATTGTGTATCCCTGGGATCCGGCCCAGGGCTGGACCACCTTGGGCCAGGGGGCCAGCCAGGCCTGA
- a CDS encoding NAD-dependent malic enzyme: protein MTVSRYYDVKRDERGKRYLEPFIEGSLLLGLPLLNKGTAFTHEERKALKLEGLLPPHVTSLEEQKQRNYRRYCLIENDLEKHIFLRNLQDRNEVLFYALFADHMSEMLPILYTPTVGEAVKQFSHIYRYPRGFTASTDNIHEIEQALSNVPLNDVRLAVATDSSAILGIGDQGFGGMAISIGKLSIYTAAGGLGPDKALPIELDVGTNRADLINDPLYLGVRHRRLSGDEYFAFMDRFVEAFCKRYPNAVMQWEDFGKDTAFTVLERYRKVLPSFNDDIQGTGAVTLAGVLSACRINGQRLSDQRILVYGAGAGGIGVAQALLEGLMREGLSEAEALEHLFVLDSKGLLLCNRSMEAYKQKFAKDPALIQDWPIAGEAPNLYETVVNAKITVLLGLSGQVGSFTEPIVQAVQANAERPIIFPLSNPTSSSEAFPEEILRWTRGKALVAAGSPFAPVELDGQVYPIGQGNNAFVFPGLGFGTVLSKAKEVSDAMVLEAAYALYDYTSKHHPDRVYPPTSELREVSQYVASRVIRQAMKEGLAREERLKGLSMEAIQAYVAERFWQPRYLPYKMATKA from the coding sequence ATGACCGTGAGCCGCTACTACGATGTGAAGCGCGATGAGCGAGGTAAGCGCTACCTGGAGCCATTTATCGAGGGATCGCTCTTGCTGGGGCTGCCCCTTTTGAACAAAGGAACGGCTTTTACGCATGAAGAGCGCAAAGCCCTCAAGCTCGAGGGCCTCCTGCCCCCCCACGTGACCAGCCTAGAGGAGCAAAAACAGCGCAATTATCGGCGCTACTGCCTGATCGAAAACGACCTGGAAAAACACATTTTTTTGCGCAACCTGCAAGACCGCAACGAGGTGCTTTTCTATGCCCTTTTCGCCGACCACATGAGCGAAATGCTCCCTATCCTCTATACTCCTACGGTGGGCGAGGCGGTCAAGCAGTTCTCGCATATTTATCGCTATCCACGGGGATTTACGGCCTCCACCGACAACATCCACGAAATTGAGCAGGCCCTCTCCAACGTGCCCCTCAACGATGTGCGGCTGGCCGTTGCCACCGATTCTTCGGCCATTCTGGGCATCGGCGACCAGGGTTTTGGAGGGATGGCGATCTCCATCGGCAAACTTTCCATCTATACCGCTGCCGGGGGTCTGGGCCCCGACAAAGCCCTCCCTATCGAGCTCGACGTGGGCACCAACCGGGCCGACCTGATCAACGACCCGCTCTACCTGGGGGTGCGCCACCGCAGGCTTTCGGGGGATGAATACTTCGCCTTTATGGATCGCTTTGTGGAGGCTTTCTGCAAGCGCTACCCCAACGCGGTCATGCAGTGGGAAGACTTTGGCAAGGACACGGCTTTTACTGTGCTCGAGCGCTACCGCAAGGTGCTGCCCTCCTTCAACGACGACATCCAGGGTACCGGAGCGGTCACGCTGGCGGGGGTGCTCTCGGCTTGTCGGATTAATGGTCAGCGCCTTTCCGACCAGCGCATCCTGGTTTATGGGGCCGGGGCGGGGGGCATTGGCGTGGCCCAGGCCTTGCTCGAAGGCCTTATGCGCGAGGGCCTGAGCGAGGCAGAGGCCTTAGAGCACCTGTTTGTTCTCGACTCCAAGGGCTTGCTGCTCTGCAACCGCAGCATGGAAGCCTACAAGCAAAAGTTCGCCAAAGACCCGGCCCTGATTCAGGACTGGCCCATCGCGGGCGAGGCGCCCAACCTGTACGAAACAGTGGTGAACGCGAAGATTACCGTCTTGTTGGGGCTTTCTGGCCAGGTGGGGTCGTTTACCGAACCCATCGTGCAGGCGGTGCAGGCCAACGCCGAGCGCCCCATTATCTTTCCGTTATCCAACCCCACCAGCTCGTCGGAGGCGTTTCCGGAGGAAATTTTGCGCTGGACGCGGGGCAAGGCGCTGGTGGCTGCCGGGAGTCCCTTTGCCCCGGTGGAGTTGGACGGCCAGGTTTACCCAATCGGCCAGGGGAACAACGCCTTTGTGTTCCCAGGGCTAGGTTTTGGTACGGTACTCTCTAAGGCTAAAGAAGTCTCCGACGCCATGGTGCTGGAGGCGGCCTACGCCCTTTACGACTACACCAGCAAGCACCACCCCGACCGGGTATACCCGCCCACCTCCGAGTTGCGTGAGGTGAGTCAGTATGTGGCCTCGAGGGTGATTCGCCAGGCCATGAAGGAGGGTTTGGCCCGCGAAGAGCGCCTGAAGGGGCTCAGCATGGAGGCCATCCAGGCCTATGTGGCGGAGCGGTTCTGGCAGCCGCGGTATCTGCCCTACAAGATGGCGACCAAGGCCTAG
- a CDS encoding malate dehydrogenase, which translates to MKSPVRVAVTGAAGQIGYSLLFRIAAGEMLGKDQPVILQLLEITPALKALNGVVMELEDCAFPTLAGIVPTDDPNIAFADADYALLVGAMPRKQGMERADLLQANGAIFTAQGRALSDNARKDVKVLVVGNPANTNALITYKNAPNLSPRQIHAMTRLDHNRAISQLAARLKVPVSEIKKMTIWGNHSVTQYPDLFHCEVGGRNAYELVGDHDWYVNTYIPKVAKRGAEIIEARGASSAASAASAAIDHMRNWALGTPEGDWVSMAVPSDGSYGIPEGLVYSYPCVCKDGDFEIVQGLDINEFSRSKMDATARELAEERDAVLQLGLIK; encoded by the coding sequence ATGAAGTCCCCTGTACGTGTCGCAGTTACTGGTGCAGCCGGTCAAATTGGCTATAGCTTGCTGTTCCGCATTGCCGCAGGCGAGATGCTCGGCAAAGACCAGCCGGTTATCCTGCAGCTCTTGGAGATTACCCCGGCCCTCAAGGCCCTGAATGGGGTCGTTATGGAGCTCGAGGACTGTGCTTTCCCCACCCTGGCAGGCATCGTACCCACCGACGATCCCAACATAGCTTTTGCCGACGCCGACTATGCCCTGCTGGTAGGGGCCATGCCCCGCAAACAAGGCATGGAGCGCGCCGACTTGCTCCAGGCCAACGGCGCCATCTTCACCGCCCAGGGCCGCGCTCTTTCGGACAACGCCCGCAAAGATGTAAAGGTGCTGGTAGTAGGCAACCCAGCCAATACCAACGCCCTCATCACCTACAAAAACGCCCCCAACCTCTCGCCGCGTCAGATTCACGCCATGACCCGCCTCGACCACAACCGGGCCATCTCGCAGCTGGCGGCCCGCCTAAAGGTGCCCGTAAGCGAGATTAAGAAGATGACCATCTGGGGCAACCACTCCGTCACCCAGTACCCCGACCTGTTCCACTGCGAAGTTGGGGGCAGAAATGCCTACGAGCTGGTAGGCGACCACGACTGGTACGTCAATACCTACATTCCCAAAGTCGCCAAGCGCGGGGCTGAAATTATTGAAGCCCGCGGCGCTTCCTCGGCGGCCTCGGCAGCCAGCGCGGCCATCGACCACATGCGCAACTGGGCCCTGGGCACCCCTGAGGGCGACTGGGTCAGCATGGCTGTTCCCTCCGACGGCTCGTATGGCATCCCCGAAGGGCTGGTGTACAGCTACCCCTGTGTTTGCAAAGACGGCGACTTTGAAATTGTGCAGGGCCTGGATATCAACGAGTTCAGCCGCAGCAAGATGGACGCTACCGCCAGAGAGCTGGCCGAGGAGCGCGACGCGGTGCTGCAACTGGGCCTGATCAAGTAG
- a CDS encoding V-type ATP synthase subunit D codes for MAEPVSPTRSTLLAKRDQKRLALQGVELLKNKRDALIGEFFALVQDSLKAREALNNAAKEAYFSLLIAKAFDTPEAVESLSGNPIEVQIEVESLYGVKVPRISAPTSEGGLSFSPIGVGAKTLEAATAFRRLAEAIIAVANTENRLRKIGEEIKKTNRRVNALEQISIPEINEQIKFVTDTLDQRALEEVTTLKRIKAAILARDAEEQGIVSAHIEKGAGL; via the coding sequence ATGGCTGAACCTGTCTCACCGACCCGCTCCACCTTGCTGGCCAAACGCGACCAGAAGCGGCTGGCCTTGCAAGGCGTGGAACTGCTAAAGAACAAGCGGGACGCCCTGATTGGCGAGTTTTTCGCCCTGGTGCAAGACTCGCTCAAAGCCCGCGAGGCCCTCAACAATGCTGCTAAGGAGGCGTACTTCAGCCTGCTGATTGCCAAGGCTTTCGATACCCCCGAGGCGGTGGAGTCGCTTTCGGGTAACCCCATCGAGGTGCAGATAGAGGTAGAGAGCCTTTATGGCGTTAAGGTGCCCAGGATTTCTGCGCCAACCTCGGAAGGAGGCTTGTCCTTTAGTCCGATTGGGGTAGGGGCCAAGACCCTCGAGGCCGCCACCGCCTTCCGCCGCCTGGCCGAGGCCATCATCGCGGTGGCCAACACCGAAAACCGCCTGCGCAAGATCGGCGAGGAGATCAAGAAAACCAACCGCCGGGTGAATGCCCTCGAGCAGATCTCCATCCCCGAGATTAACGAGCAGATCAAGTTCGTTACCGACACCCTCGACCAGCGCGCTTTGGAGGAGGTGACGACCCTCAAGCGCATCAAGGCCGCCATTCTGGCCCGCGATGCCGAGGAGCAGGGCATCGTCTCGGCGCATATCGAGAAAGGCGCTGGGTTATAG
- a CDS encoding V-type ATP synthase subunit B: MLKKEYNAVTYVSGPLLFLEGASDLAYGAIVNIDDGTGRIRGGQVIEVSDQYTVLQVFEETSGLNLEHTTVSLVEDVARLGVSKEMVGRAFNGIGKPIDGLPPVVADKRLPINGAPINPVAREKPEEFIQTGVSAIDVNMTLVRGQKLPIFSGSGLPHNELAAQIARQAKVLGEGEGFAVVFAAMGITQREVSYFMQEFERTGALSRSVLFLNKADDPTVERLLTPRMALTAAEYLAFEHDYHVLVILTDLTNYCEALREIGGAREEIPGRRGYPGYMYTDLASLYERAGVVHGKKGSVTQIPILSMPGDDITHPIPDLTGYITEGQIFIARDLAQQGIFPPINVQPSLSRLMNNGIGKGKTRADHKELADQLFSSYARGVNLRRLVAITGEDALTEMDKKYLRFATNFEQKFINQGQKERSIEESLNIGWALLADFPPSELKRIRREYIEQYHQKTGKLEELVGA; the protein is encoded by the coding sequence ATGCTCAAAAAAGAATATAACGCCGTAACTTACGTCTCCGGCCCGCTTTTGTTTCTGGAAGGGGCTTCCGACCTGGCCTACGGCGCCATTGTGAACATTGATGACGGCACGGGCCGCATTCGCGGCGGCCAGGTGATCGAGGTCTCTGACCAGTACACGGTTTTGCAGGTCTTCGAGGAAACCTCGGGGCTGAACCTCGAGCACACCACGGTTTCGCTGGTGGAAGATGTGGCCCGCCTGGGCGTCTCCAAGGAGATGGTGGGCCGGGCCTTCAACGGTATCGGCAAGCCCATCGACGGCCTGCCCCCGGTGGTGGCCGATAAGCGCCTGCCCATCAACGGCGCCCCCATCAACCCGGTGGCCCGCGAGAAGCCTGAGGAGTTCATCCAGACCGGGGTTAGCGCCATTGACGTCAACATGACCCTGGTGCGCGGGCAGAAGCTGCCCATCTTCTCCGGTTCCGGTCTGCCGCACAACGAGCTGGCCGCCCAGATTGCCCGTCAGGCCAAGGTGCTGGGCGAGGGCGAGGGCTTCGCGGTGGTGTTTGCCGCAATGGGCATTACCCAGCGCGAGGTGAGCTACTTCATGCAGGAGTTTGAGCGTACCGGGGCTTTGAGCCGCTCGGTGCTCTTCCTCAACAAGGCCGACGACCCCACCGTGGAGCGCCTGCTGACCCCCCGCATGGCCCTCACGGCTGCCGAGTACCTGGCCTTCGAGCACGACTACCACGTGCTGGTGATCCTCACCGACCTGACCAACTACTGCGAGGCCCTGCGCGAGATTGGTGGGGCCCGGGAAGAGATTCCGGGCCGCCGCGGCTACCCTGGCTACATGTACACCGACCTGGCCTCGCTCTACGAGCGTGCGGGCGTGGTGCACGGCAAGAAGGGCTCGGTGACGCAGATCCCCATCCTCTCGATGCCCGGCGACGACATCACCCACCCCATCCCCGACCTGACCGGCTACATCACCGAAGGCCAGATCTTCATTGCGCGCGACCTGGCCCAGCAGGGCATCTTCCCGCCCATCAACGTACAGCCCAGCCTCTCGCGGCTGATGAACAACGGTATCGGCAAGGGCAAGACCCGCGCCGACCACAAGGAGCTGGCCGACCAGCTTTTCAGCTCCTACGCCCGTGGGGTGAACCTGCGCCGGTTGGTGGCCATTACCGGCGAGGACGCTCTGACCGAGATGGACAAGAAGTACCTGCGCTTCGCCACCAACTTCGAGCAGAAGTTTATCAACCAGGGCCAGAAGGAGCGCTCCATCGAGGAGAGCCTGAACATCGGCTGGGCTTTGCTCGCCGACTTCCCGCCCTCTGAACTCAAGCGTATTCGTCGCGAGTACATCGAGCAGTACCACCAGAAGACCGGCAAGCTTGAAGAGCTGGTGGGAGCTTAA